Part of the Paenibacillus guangzhouensis genome is shown below.
AGATGCGATGGGCGTTCTTTTTTCCTCCTCGTGAATACCTTTAGCATAAGGGGCAGGCTTATTCTCTGCAAAAATGAACCTGATAGGAAATCGTTAAATGGCTTGAAGAGAGCGTCACACGATCCAAGAGTTCATGGAACAAAACCCGCATCTCCGCATCATCCTTAAGCTTCAAGTCTACGAAAAAATCATAGTATTCATGGAGTGCTGAATCCGAAGCCGGACGTTCCTCCAGCGCAGCAATCTGATGTTCGATCGCATTCACTTCCTCATCCACCTGTTCGAGCTGGCTTCGGAATGAACGCATTTGCTGCTCATACGTATTCGCATCGAACAGCTCACGCTGATGGAATAAGTCTACTTGGTCCTTGTGCCGCTTAGCCCGCAGGGTCAGCTTCGCGCTTAACGTTCCCCGAAGTCGCTCCAGATCCTGATGGCGGTCATAGGTGAACCGCAATTGGCCTTTGTCCACCTGAGCCAATCGCTTCCGAATCGCATCCAGCACGGCCCCTTCCAGCTGGTCGGCTTCCACATTGGGTTGCGAACATGCCCCTCGGCCATATTTGTGCGCTGTAGAGCAGACATAATAACGGTACGATTTGGCGCTGGTCGAACGCTTCTGGCAGACCATCCGCTTCCCGCAATGACCGCAATACAATAATCCTGTCAGAGGATGATACGCACGTCGAGGAGCCCCTTTCTTCCCTCTGTCCGCCAGGATATGCTGCGCGGCTTGGAACATCTCAGCATCGACAAGCGGTTCATGCGCATGCTCCATGACCTGCCAATCCGATGCGGGAATGCGGACCTGCACCTTGCGCTTGGACATTTTGCCTGTGTCATCATACTCCCGCTTCAATTGATTGCGACGCGTTCCATAGACCACATGTCCGATGTAAGCCTGATTGCGCAGCATTTTGTTCACGTTCTCCCGTGTCCACTGATTCCCGTTCTTCGTGCGGTATCCTCGCTTGTTCAGCTCCTCCGCTACGCGAAATGTTCCTAGACCCTGATGAACATACAGCGCAAAAGCTAACGTAGGAATCTCACAATATTCCGGATCAATCACGAGCCGCTGCGTTTCCCCATGGATTCGATAGCCGATCGGCGGCTCTCCGCTCCATTGTCCGCGACGTGCTTTTTGTTTCCTCGCGCTGCTTACCCGAGATGATATCTTCTTACTCTCTTGTTCAGACAAGACCGATAGAATATCGAAGGTAATGTTATCTTTGTTCAGCGAATCATAGTTATCATTTATCGCCACCACACGCACACCGTATTGTTCGAACATTCCGATAATGGCCGGATTTTCCTGCTTATCCCGGCCGACCCGGCTAACTTCCTTGAAGACCAGCAGCTTGAATACCTGCTCCCTTGCTGCTTGTATCGCCCGCTTCATCTCCTGCCGATCGAAGACACTCGTATAATACCCGGATACCGCTTCATCCCGATAGATGACAATATTCGAAGTATCATACTGCTCGCCAAGGCGATGAATATATTCCTCACATTGACTAATCTGATTCTCGATCGATTCTCCTTGCTGATCTGTGCTTACCCTCGCGTAGATGGCGCATCGGATTCGAGTCTCTGACTGCATCTGTCCGCCCCCTTCGACACGTTCGTATCCGCGGAGACCGGGTTCACGCTCACCTGAATCTTCACCCCGTAATGTTCGAGGACATACGATTTGAACCGTGTTTCAATCCACGCTGCGATAGGTTTATCGCCGAATGTTTCACTAACAGTATATAGCAAGGGACCGCCTCCCCTGATGGTCATACTGAAGTGTATGCGCAGCCGAACTTGTCTCAT
Proteins encoded:
- a CDS encoding recombinase family protein, whose protein sequence is MQSETRIRCAIYARVSTDQQGESIENQISQCEEYIHRLGEQYDTSNIVIYRDEAVSGYYTSVFDRQEMKRAIQAAREQVFKLLVFKEVSRVGRDKQENPAIIGMFEQYGVRVVAINDNYDSLNKDNITFDILSVLSEQESKKISSRVSSARKQKARRGQWSGEPPIGYRIHGETQRLVIDPEYCEIPTLAFALYVHQGLGTFRVAEELNKRGYRTKNGNQWTRENVNKMLRNQAYIGHVVYGTRRNQLKREYDDTGKMSKRKVQVRIPASDWQVMEHAHEPLVDAEMFQAAQHILADRGKKGAPRRAYHPLTGLLYCGHCGKRMVCQKRSTSAKSYRYYVCSTAHKYGRGACSQPNVEADQLEGAVLDAIRKRLAQVDKGQLRFTYDRHQDLERLRGTLSAKLTLRAKRHKDQVDLFHQRELFDANTYEQQMRSFRSQLEQVDEEVNAIEHQIAALEERPASDSALHEYYDFFVDLKLKDDAEMRVLFHELLDRVTLSSSHLTISYQVHFCRE